From the Cryptococcus depauperatus CBS 7841 chromosome 7, complete sequence genome, the window CATTTGCTAATACCATGTCGGCGGCTAGTTTGGCAACATCTGTACCAGTACCCATGGCAATGCCGATGTCTGCCTTTTTGAGCGCAGGAGCATCATTGACACCGTCACCAGTCATGGCAACAATGAGTCCAAGGCTTTGGAGTAAATCAACTAGCTGAGATTTGTGATTGGGCTCAGTACGCGAAAAAAGACTGGCCCTTTGAACAGCAATGAGCTTCTCCTCATGACTGAGAATATCGAGTTCTTTCCCGGTATAGCTCTTGCCAGTCAAATCCTCGCCTTTTTCGAAAATTCCAATGTCACGACAGATTGTTTCAGCAGTGTTTTTGTTGTCGCCTGTGATGACGATCGTCCTAATCCCAGCAGACTTGCATTTGGCGATAGCGTCACGTACTTCAGGTCTGGGAGGATCAAGCATGCCGACAAGGCCGACAAAAGTCATATCCTTCTCAAACTGCACATAATCTTCAGAACGGTCTGTCTTGTAATGGGCAACATTGTCATCGGACTCATCAACGTAAGCCAAAGCCAATGTTCGAAGGCCTTTGGAGCCATACTCTAACTGCTTTTGAGTGAGTTTGTGTCGCAATTCGGGTGTGAGAGGCTGAACACCATTGGGAAGAAGTACTGTCGTACATCGCTCGAGGACAGTCTCTGGGGCGCCTTTGACAAGAAGTGAGGTGCCAGCAGCAGACTGTGCAAGGACAGACATGGACTTTCGGTCACGTGAGAATTCGAATGTGAGAAGACGTTTGTAGATTGTGTCGTAGTAATCATTGACAGCAGTGGCCCGAGAGGCGGGgtcaagagcaagaagtcCAGCATTCAGAGCATCATTGTCAGAACCAAGCTTCTCAACAAGCACTTTTAGAGCTGCTTCCGTGGGTTCTCCGACATTGTTATAGGTCTCACTTTCCTAGATATACATGGTCAGCTTCGACTGGTGATGGTGATTGATAGCTTACGGCGTTGTAGGCAATCCTGGAATCATTACAGATGGCACAGATTTGAACAAGCTTCCTAACAACAGGCCCCAGCAGTGCAAGCTTGTCGACAGGTTGTCGGTTGAGGTTGGTAATTGATCCTTCTGGTGCAAAAGTCGTCCCCCCAACCTGATACTCAGAAAAGCCAGAGACATCACACGTTACAAAATGAGAAACACTCATTTGATTGGTAGTTAGAGTACCTAAAGCGATAGATGAGCAATTATTGACTTCACATACACTTGTGGATTGACTGACCGGTTTTGTCAGAGCATATCACATTGGTGCAACCTAAAGTCTCCACACTCGGCAAGTTTCGCACAATTGCTCCTCGTTTAGCCATTTTCTTGGTACCTAAAGCCAAGCATGCAGTAATCACCGCTGCGAGACCCTCAGGAATAGCTGCCACAGCCAAAGCAACTGCAATCTTGAGATAATAGATCGCTCCTTTGAGCCAACCATGATGACTTGGATCGCCAAAGTGTCTGATGTTAATAAGCCAAACAAGTATACAAATGACAGAGATAACTTTGGCAAGCTGGTCTCCAAAGTCATCGAGTTTCCGCTTGAGAGGGGTTTTTTCTTCATGATCACTATCATTGGAGATACTGGAATGAATGGCGCCAATGGCCGTTTGTCTGCCTGTTAGGACAACAACAGCTTTGGCAGCACCGTTGACGACAATGGTACCAGAAAAAAGGATATTGACTTTGTCCTGATTGACGGCAGTGTCATCTTTGACGACATCTTCCGTTTTCCCGACAGACATTGATTCACCTGTAAGCATAGCCTGATCCACtcggaaagaagaggacgagaaggacaagattCTACAATCGGCGGGGATGCGATCTCCAACATGGATAGAGACAATGTCGCCTGGAACCAATTGCACTGCAGGAATACGAGAAAGACGGCCGTCTCGTAAAACAAGGGCTTCGTCAGGAGAGTACTCTTTAAGTGCCTATGCATATTATAAGCGCAGGCTTGAAAGTCCACAAAAGTTACTTACATCTATAGCCTTTTCAGCGTTTGTTTCCTGGACAACACCAACAGTTGCATTGGCTATCAGAATGAGGAGGATAACCAAAGGCTCTACAAAAGCAGTCATCCATGATCCACCTGGTTGTtctgcatcttcaaatATGGCAAGAACAAACGAAACAACGGCAGAACCGAGTAGAATCATAACCAGCTGGTCCTGAAACTGGGCAatgatgagcttgaaaAGACTTGTTGGTACAGATTCGGGCAGGGCTAAGCAAATTGAATAAGTACTACCACTTCGAATCGTTCATTGTTAATATGGCTCACCATTTTCTCCATAAATTTCTCTATTTTCTCTAATCTGTTTCTCTGAGAGTCCCGTCTCCGGATTTGTGTCAAAATGACTCAAGACATCTTCTGGCGTATATGTCCATGCGTTGTTCAGCATGGCGGATGATGAGTAAGCTGTCTTGAAAGTACCCGAATACCAATCTGTTGTGTAAGTAGGATGAACAAGTAAAATCTATGCCACAAAGTCTTTATAAACAAGGGCTCTTCCAAGGTGGTTTACAGTCTTGATCAGAAtaaacagaaaagaaataattaaagaagagaaaaagaaaattagAAACAAAGGAAAAGTGTAGATGGCAGCCTCCACCAAGGTTCCACGTCGAAAGAAGGATGCGCACCCGTGGGAAAGTCATAAAAGTCGGTCGCGGAAGTGGAGGCATTGCTTATCAACCATGAGCTTtgataataataaaaataCACGTCATCGAGTAAAGATTGTTATATCCTTCTGCACTTTTCTTGTATTTATTGTTCAACTTTCTTCCTATACTTACCTAATCCCGTGTTCCAGTTCATTTTCACTCTCATCTCTTAACGAACAATCTGACCTGTTGGGAGTGGTATGTATGCAGCGAGTGCCGATGGACATATCGTTCTGGAGGACGCATAGTATTGGCCATATGCAGTATGGGAATCGTgattgcaaaagatgaggagaaGTTAAAGGCAGAGattctttgctgattttAGCGGTTGGTTCTCAAGTATGGTTATGCTCTTGGTGGACTGGATATTGCATGGCATGCGACGGTCTCAGGGATCATTGGGTTATGACTTCCGTCTTGCctgttgatgttgaataTTTTCTATTTCATGGCTGACATCTAGTTCTTCATATCCTGATTTAAAACTTTTCGTCACTAATACCGAAACCGTGAGCTCAATGGGGGTGCCATCCAGGCGCCACAGGTTTCTGACTTCGGCCCTCTCTGATAGACATAGATCATCTACCAAGCGAGATTCAAAAATTAGAAAGgtgaaaagatgttttgcTTACTTTCAATATCTTAATAGCGAAACAGTTGAAATGGTACGGTGGCTAATTCTttagaaagaagaataatTACCCTCATTTGACTTTTGGCTTATCCGCTATCTTCTCGAAAGAACCCAGTTTCACTGGGCTCATACCTCGTTTGTCTGGCCAATCCGTAATCGGCCACTCGCCATCTGCTACTCTTTCTATTCAAACTTCTTCCAGCCTGGTTGGGTAGATCTGTACTGCCTAGTCACTGACCTTCACGGAAGATTGATCTTTGGGCGAGACACTGGGAGACGTGAATGGTTGCTATTAGCTTTGCCGGAATCTGGCTTGATCAGATGAACTCCTAACCTATAAAGACGTTGGatttctcaaattcttACAATAGTCTTATTTACATCAAGACACTCCACCACTATCAATCAAAGGTATCTGGGGATTAGACACTGCAATCTTCCTACTATTGGGGTACGTCTCATTCACAATGAGTTTGACATGACCAAAGATCTGACAACTGATTTTCCAGCAGCTCCAGATACTTTCAATGGATAAAGAACCATCACCTGTCAGTCGTGCCAGCCTACACACTTATCAATGCAACAGGAGCCATAGTAATATCAGTTCTTACTCTTATTGGAACTTTCTATCTGCTGATTCTTTGGCGACAAAACTGAGCCAAGTTATGGACGAGGTTATTGATAAGATAGTTAGTGATCTTTGCCTTAGGTGCGTATTTTTGTTATATTTCTGGCAGAGTCGAAGAGTAGTGACAAGTGCAACAGTTTAGCTCTTTTGCTGCCATACGCTCTAGATCTCGTCCACTAGACTTCAAAAACTGGAGCAAGAGGTTGCTGACatattttctctttcttatTGTTATCTTCTAATGCCGCTGATTTGCGACCGAACTGACTTTTATGCAGATTACACAAGAGTATATCCTTGTGACAATTTTCCTCACTCAGCACTTGTGGACGCTACTCATGGCTGTCgccactttttctttcttttgacGACAAAATGGTTTAGCAGTGGAGAGTAAAGTACTCAAGTAAACGGTATAGCAACGTTGTTCTTTGAGACGTATTCTTGGGCTTTTGGATCAATTAT encodes:
- a CDS encoding potassium/sodium efflux P-type ATPase, fungal-type, with translation MLNNAWTYTPEDVLSHFDTNPETGLSEKQIRENREIYGENALPESVPTSLFKLIIAQFQDQLVMILLGSAVVSFVLAIFEDAEQPGGSWMTAFVEPLVILLILIANATVGVVQETNAEKAIDALKEYSPDEALVLRDGRLSRIPAVQLVPGDIVSIHVGDRIPADCRILSFSSSSFRVDQAMLTGESMSVGKTEDVVKDDTAVNQDKVNILFSGTIVVNGAAKAVVVLTGRQTAIGAIHSSISNDSDHEEKTPLKRKLDDFGDQLAKVISVICILVWLINIRHFGDPSHHGWLKGAIYYLKIAVALAVAAIPEGLAAVITACLALGTKKMAKRGAIVRNLPSVETLGCTNVICSDKTGTLTTNQMSVSHFVTCDVSGFSEYQVGGTTFAPEGSITNLNRQPVDKLALLGPVVRKLVQICAICNDSRIAYNAESETYNNVGEPTEAALKVLVEKLGSDNDALNAGLLALDPASRATAVNDYYDTIYKRLLTFEFSRDRKSMSVLAQSAAGTSLLVKGAPETVLERCTTVLLPNGVQPLTPELRHKLTQKQLEYGSKGLRTLALAYVDESDDNVAHYKTDRSEDYVQFEKDMTFVGLVGMLDPPRPEVRDAIAKCKSAGIRTIVITGDNKNTAETICRDIGIFEKGEDLTGKSYTGKELDILSHEEKLIAVQRASLFSRTEPNHKSQLVDLLQSLGLIVAMTGDGVNDAPALKKADIGIAMGTGTDVAKLAADMVLANDNFATIEKAVEEGRAIYNNTKQFIRYLISSNIGEVVSIFLTVLLGMPEALIPVQLLWVNLITDGLPATALGFNPPDHQIMKTPPRSGKEPLVGGWLFFRYLVIGTYVGCATVFGYAWWFIFYSGGPQITFHELTHFHRCSSTFSHLDCSMFTDLPAQRATTVSLSILVVIEMFNACNSLSENESLFVLPIWSNIYLVGSILLSMALHFMILYVPFFRSMFRITALNKEEWIAVLIISFPVIIIDEVLKFISLGMAKKDEVVKEKTE